In Saccharomonospora marina XMU15, one genomic interval encodes:
- a CDS encoding DUF6194 family protein, which translates to MDIAELKRYIETNFEGVTSVESAGDTFFTYDPHGALPAQGWQPFATLVTGDHYDDVSALEESGCYRLNIGLPKAAYLARFGAAPTERDERGVLRTGFDYAIRDQLLPHPHYASQYWVCVISPSARTFEAVVRPLLAQSYEFAARKYANRDARRAGEQPRGG; encoded by the coding sequence GTGGACATTGCCGAGTTGAAGCGCTACATCGAAACGAACTTCGAAGGGGTCACGTCGGTGGAGAGCGCCGGCGACACCTTCTTCACCTACGACCCACACGGCGCGCTGCCTGCGCAGGGATGGCAGCCGTTCGCCACGCTCGTGACCGGCGATCACTACGACGATGTCTCCGCACTGGAAGAGAGCGGGTGTTACCGGTTGAACATCGGGCTGCCGAAGGCCGCCTACCTCGCCAGGTTCGGCGCCGCGCCCACCGAGCGCGACGAGCGGGGCGTACTGCGGACGGGGTTCGACTACGCCATCCGTGATCAACTGCTGCCGCACCCCCACTACGCGTCGCAGTACTGGGTGTGCGTGATCTCGCCGAGTGCGCGCACGTTCGAGGCGGTGGTCCGGCCGTTGCTGGCCCAGTCGTACGAGTTCGCGGCGCGTAAGTACGCCAATCGCGACGCCAGGCGGGCAGGTGAGCAGCCGCGGGGAGGCTGA
- a CDS encoding DedA family protein, with protein sequence MNVVHAEAASVGMDWLATAGPLLVWVIVLSFVFVECALIVGLFLPGDSLLFGAGVVLAQHGADTHAWGLSAAALVIAVVGNQVGYYVGKQTGTRFVARRGGKVLNQHNLNRARAFLNRRGFLAIVAARWIPWVRTLAPLIAGAAGMNSRRFMLATTVGAVLWVPTLVLIGYYGAGLLDVLPWLKTTLVWASVVLFVVGTVYGIWRYRQEMRRPIETDPETARA encoded by the coding sequence GTGAACGTTGTGCACGCCGAAGCCGCGAGCGTGGGAATGGACTGGCTCGCCACGGCCGGGCCGTTGCTCGTCTGGGTGATCGTGCTCAGCTTCGTGTTCGTGGAATGCGCGCTGATCGTCGGGCTTTTCCTGCCTGGCGATTCGTTGCTTTTCGGTGCCGGCGTGGTGCTGGCCCAGCACGGAGCCGACACGCATGCCTGGGGCCTTTCCGCAGCCGCACTCGTGATCGCCGTGGTGGGTAACCAGGTCGGGTACTACGTCGGCAAGCAGACCGGCACCCGGTTCGTTGCCAGACGGGGCGGCAAGGTGCTCAACCAGCACAATCTGAACCGCGCGCGTGCCTTCCTCAACCGCAGGGGTTTCCTCGCGATCGTCGCGGCACGCTGGATTCCGTGGGTCCGCACGCTCGCACCGCTGATCGCCGGAGCCGCGGGGATGAACTCACGCCGGTTCATGCTTGCCACGACGGTGGGCGCGGTGCTGTGGGTGCCCACGCTCGTGCTGATCGGCTACTACGGTGCAGGCCTACTGGACGTGCTGCCCTGGCTGAAGACGACGCTGGTATGGGCGAGTGTGGTGCTTTTCGTGGTGGGCACGGTGTACGGCATCTGGCGGTACCGGCAGGAGATGCGGCGCCCGATCGAGACCGACCCGGAAACAGCGCGCGCCTGA
- a CDS encoding DedA family protein has product MLSQTPAQMSLMPEWLDPQHLLSGLTPTVIALLCLILFAESSVFPVLPGDSLLFTAGLFIANGSIEAPLWLVCVLATSAAIIGNVIGYGIGWKVGPKLFNRPDSRFFKQEYVDKTHAFLERHGSKAIVLARFVPFVRTFITWIAGIGRMSRKKYFTYTVIGGILWAAGLIVLGSLLGNIPIIRDNVDAIFILIVLVSVVPIVLEYVKGRRGKKSAAASAGTDPEG; this is encoded by the coding sequence ATGCTTTCGCAGACACCGGCACAGATGTCGCTCATGCCGGAATGGCTCGATCCACAACATCTGCTTTCCGGACTCACCCCGACGGTCATCGCGCTGCTGTGCCTGATCCTGTTCGCCGAAAGCAGCGTCTTCCCCGTGCTGCCCGGTGATTCGCTGCTGTTCACGGCGGGCCTGTTCATCGCCAACGGAAGCATCGAAGCACCGCTGTGGCTGGTCTGCGTGCTCGCCACGAGCGCGGCCATCATCGGCAACGTGATCGGCTACGGCATCGGTTGGAAGGTCGGCCCCAAGCTGTTCAACCGGCCGGACTCGCGCTTCTTCAAGCAGGAGTACGTCGACAAGACCCACGCCTTCCTCGAACGGCACGGTTCCAAGGCGATCGTGCTCGCACGCTTCGTGCCGTTCGTGCGCACCTTCATCACCTGGATCGCGGGCATCGGCAGGATGAGCCGCAAGAAGTACTTCACCTACACGGTGATCGGCGGGATCCTGTGGGCCGCGGGACTCATCGTGCTGGGCTCGCTGCTCGGCAACATCCCGATCATCAGGGACAATGTGGACGCCATCTTCATCCTCATCGTCCTGGTCTCGGTGGTGCCCATCGTGCTGGAGTACGTCAAGGGTCGCAGGGGCAAGAAGTCGGCCGCGGCCTCGGCGGGCACCGACCCCGAGGGGTGA
- a CDS encoding FAD-binding oxidoreductase: MTNDTLVAELRSVLGADAVLTDADVTAGYSRDQMPLAPSGTPLAVVLPTDVDGVREAVRACAAAAVPIVPRGAGSGICGGANAVEGCVVLVTTKLDRIIEIDPDNRIAVVQPGVVNLDLREAAAKHGLFYPPDPSSYDWCTIGGNLATNAGGLCCVKYGVTTDSVLGLEVVLADGSLLRTGRRTVKGVAGYDLTKLFVGSEGTLGVITQATVALRPLPQAPATLVAAFDSAAAAGAAVSGIVREGLVPSLLEIMDATTVKAVEAYLGTELGTGSGSGALLLCQSDAGGTLAKRELAAIEQVCTDVGAEFVHSTDDVAEGNLLMKARRVVHYALEQRGACMTDDVCVPRTRIAELIEGCERISAQVGLTIAVCGHAGDGNMHPTVVYDATATGEVERARRGFDEILELGLSLGGTVTGEHGIGRFKQDWLAREIGPVGLDVHRRIKQALDPGNLFNPGSMFSPA, translated from the coding sequence ATGACCAACGACACCCTGGTGGCCGAGTTGCGTTCCGTGCTCGGCGCTGACGCCGTGCTCACCGACGCCGACGTGACCGCGGGTTACTCGCGCGACCAGATGCCGCTGGCGCCCTCCGGAACCCCACTGGCGGTGGTGCTGCCCACCGACGTGGACGGCGTGCGGGAGGCCGTGCGGGCGTGTGCCGCGGCGGCGGTGCCGATCGTCCCCCGCGGCGCGGGAAGCGGGATCTGCGGTGGCGCCAACGCGGTGGAGGGCTGTGTCGTACTGGTCACCACCAAACTGGATCGCATCATCGAGATCGACCCGGACAACCGCATCGCCGTGGTACAGCCCGGCGTGGTGAATCTGGACCTACGAGAGGCTGCGGCCAAGCACGGTCTGTTCTACCCACCCGACCCATCCAGCTACGACTGGTGCACGATCGGCGGCAACCTCGCTACCAACGCGGGTGGGCTGTGCTGCGTGAAGTACGGCGTGACCACGGACTCCGTGTTGGGGTTGGAGGTGGTGCTCGCCGACGGCTCGCTGCTGCGCACCGGGCGACGCACCGTCAAGGGCGTCGCGGGCTACGACCTCACCAAGCTGTTCGTCGGCAGCGAGGGAACCCTGGGCGTGATCACGCAGGCCACCGTCGCGCTGCGTCCGCTACCGCAGGCGCCCGCCACGCTGGTGGCGGCGTTCGACTCGGCCGCTGCCGCGGGAGCCGCCGTGAGCGGGATCGTGCGCGAGGGGCTGGTGCCGTCGCTGCTGGAGATCATGGATGCCACCACGGTGAAGGCGGTGGAGGCCTATCTCGGCACCGAGTTGGGTACCGGCTCCGGTTCCGGGGCGTTGCTGCTGTGTCAGTCCGACGCCGGTGGCACCCTCGCCAAGCGCGAACTCGCCGCGATCGAGCAGGTGTGTACCGATGTCGGCGCCGAGTTCGTCCACTCGACCGACGACGTGGCCGAGGGCAACCTGCTGATGAAGGCACGCAGGGTGGTCCACTACGCACTGGAGCAGCGTGGCGCCTGCATGACCGATGACGTCTGCGTGCCGCGCACGCGCATCGCGGAACTGATCGAGGGCTGTGAGCGCATCAGCGCGCAGGTGGGACTGACCATCGCTGTCTGCGGCCACGCGGGTGACGGCAACATGCACCCGACCGTGGTCTACGACGCCACGGCGACGGGTGAGGTAGAGCGGGCACGGCGCGGCTTCGACGAGATCCTCGAACTCGGCCTCTCGCTCGGCGGCACGGTGACCGGGGAGCACGGCATCGGCAGGTTCAAGCAGGACTGGCTCGCACGCGAGATCGGCCCGGTCGGGTTGGACGTCCACCGCAGGATCAAGCAGGCACTTGACCCGGGGAACCTGTTCAACCCGGGCTCGATGTTCTCGCCCGCTTAG
- a CDS encoding VOC family protein, which yields MSELAGMHHLALTVTDIDRSVPWYVRVLGLKEVTRREDQELGLRKVVLSPPCEGFAVVLVQHTHAARPPFDERHTGLDHVAFRVASRAELAAWERRLADYGVTFTPAAPSRTSPGCELVVFRDPDGIQLEVWADPE from the coding sequence ATGTCCGAGCTCGCCGGCATGCACCACCTCGCCCTCACGGTGACCGACATCGACCGCAGCGTGCCCTGGTATGTCCGGGTGCTCGGCCTCAAGGAGGTCACCCGCCGCGAGGATCAGGAACTTGGGTTGCGCAAGGTGGTGTTGTCCCCTCCGTGTGAGGGTTTCGCCGTGGTGCTGGTGCAGCACACCCATGCCGCCCGCCCGCCGTTCGACGAACGGCACACCGGGCTCGACCATGTCGCGTTCCGGGTTGCCTCCCGCGCCGAGCTGGCCGCCTGGGAGCGGCGCCTTGCCGACTACGGCGTCACCTTCACCCCCGCGGCGCCCTCGCGCACCTCACCCGGGTGTGAACTGGTTGTCTTCCGTGACCCCGACGGCATTCAGTTGGAGGTCTGGGCCGACCCCGAATGA
- a CDS encoding MFS transporter — protein sequence MTSAGDRTIARGADAEDADTGPNLTHRQIVVILVGLMTGMFLAALDQTIVGTAIRTIADDLNGLSLQAWITTAYLITATIATPIYGKLSDIYGRKPFFLAAISIFMLGSVAATFAQSMYQLAAFRAVQGLGAGGLMSLALTILGDIVPPRRRAKYQGFFLAVFGTSTVLGPVLGGFFAGMDSFLDIEGWRWVFLINVPLGAVALFVVAKVLNVPHQRHDHRIDWWGGLALVITLVPLLLIAEQGREWGWDSTRAVVCYGIGAVGLVLFLFVEHVMKDQALIPLRLFRNPTFSVAIAGGVIVGVAMFGAIMLIPQYLQIVQGYSPTESGLLMLPLMVGIMSASVLSGQLTSRTGRYKIFPVVGTALMSAGMLLFAQVEWDTPIWQSMLFMAVIGLGLGGCMQTLIIAVQNAGPRRDMGVSTAAATFFRQIGGTLGVAVFLSILFSTLTDNIAGAFRAAGIPPSAMNSVGGDIMQDSSFLQQLPIEQARPFFIGFTESINTVFYVGAGVAAVAFLVLLFMREIPLADSIGKPAPTDKQTPVGGTGDTEPADVLDAADEADPDRTREAELVAAGRHARPQQNGQVELRADPVPTAGVGGNGAAGQPARAHVTGHIRRQDGTPVEGATLTLIDQVGRQVARATGGPDGGYTITAPDSGSYVLIVAASGHQPQASSLVVGEAATRLDLTLIGSGEVSGMVRAAGEGTALPNVTVTLADARGEVTGACVTGSDGGYVFHGVGAGPHTLVASGPRLRPTAVMLTVPDSGELRHDIELERAAQLKGTARTDDGRVVPDARITVLDLDGNVAAVARTDESGRYLVADLPEGDYTVVASGYPPATSKVTVSGEQEEHDVRLGYEQTIDDLAGDGR from the coding sequence GTGACATCCGCAGGGGACAGAACGATCGCGCGGGGGGCGGACGCGGAGGATGCCGATACCGGACCAAATCTGACCCACCGCCAGATCGTCGTGATCCTCGTCGGCCTGATGACGGGGATGTTCCTGGCCGCGCTGGACCAGACGATCGTCGGCACGGCGATCCGCACGATCGCCGATGACCTCAACGGTCTCAGCCTGCAGGCCTGGATCACCACCGCCTACCTGATCACCGCCACCATCGCGACGCCGATCTACGGCAAGCTCTCCGACATCTACGGCCGCAAGCCGTTCTTCCTGGCCGCCATCTCGATCTTCATGCTCGGATCGGTCGCGGCTACCTTCGCGCAGAGCATGTACCAACTCGCCGCGTTCCGCGCGGTGCAGGGACTCGGTGCGGGCGGCCTGATGTCGCTGGCGCTCACCATCCTCGGCGACATCGTGCCGCCCCGGCGACGGGCCAAGTACCAGGGCTTCTTCCTCGCCGTGTTCGGCACCTCCACCGTGCTCGGCCCCGTACTCGGCGGCTTCTTCGCGGGCATGGACTCCTTCCTCGACATCGAGGGTTGGCGCTGGGTCTTCCTGATCAACGTGCCGCTCGGCGCGGTGGCGCTGTTCGTGGTGGCCAAGGTGCTCAACGTGCCGCACCAGCGCCACGACCACCGCATCGACTGGTGGGGCGGGCTGGCACTGGTGATCACTCTGGTGCCACTGCTGCTGATCGCCGAGCAGGGCAGGGAATGGGGCTGGGACTCCACCAGGGCCGTCGTCTGCTACGGCATCGGCGCCGTGGGACTCGTGCTGTTCCTGTTCGTCGAGCACGTCATGAAGGACCAGGCACTCATCCCGCTGCGGCTGTTCCGCAACCCGACGTTCAGTGTCGCGATCGCGGGCGGTGTGATCGTCGGCGTCGCGATGTTCGGTGCGATCATGCTGATCCCGCAGTACCTGCAGATCGTGCAGGGCTACTCCCCGACGGAGTCCGGCCTGCTGATGCTGCCGCTGATGGTCGGCATCATGTCGGCGTCGGTGCTTTCGGGCCAGCTCACCTCGCGCACCGGCCGGTACAAGATCTTCCCGGTTGTCGGCACCGCGCTGATGTCCGCGGGAATGCTGCTGTTCGCCCAGGTCGAGTGGGACACGCCCATCTGGCAGTCGATGCTGTTCATGGCCGTCATCGGCCTCGGGCTGGGTGGCTGCATGCAGACACTGATCATCGCCGTGCAGAACGCGGGCCCACGAAGGGACATGGGGGTCTCCACGGCGGCGGCGACGTTCTTCCGGCAGATCGGTGGCACGCTCGGCGTAGCGGTCTTCCTCTCGATCCTGTTCAGCACGCTGACCGACAACATCGCAGGCGCCTTCCGGGCAGCGGGCATCCCACCCTCGGCGATGAACTCCGTGGGCGGCGACATCATGCAGGACTCCTCGTTCCTGCAGCAGCTGCCGATCGAGCAGGCTCGCCCGTTCTTTATCGGGTTCACCGAGTCGATCAACACGGTGTTCTACGTCGGCGCGGGTGTCGCGGCGGTCGCGTTCCTGGTGCTGCTGTTCATGCGGGAGATCCCACTCGCCGACAGCATCGGTAAGCCCGCCCCCACCGACAAGCAGACACCGGTAGGTGGGACGGGCGATACCGAGCCCGCCGACGTCCTCGACGCCGCGGACGAAGCAGACCCCGACCGGACGAGGGAGGCCGAACTGGTCGCGGCGGGCAGGCACGCCCGGCCACAGCAGAACGGCCAGGTGGAGTTGCGTGCCGACCCGGTGCCGACCGCAGGGGTGGGCGGCAACGGCGCGGCCGGGCAACCCGCTCGGGCACACGTGACGGGCCACATCCGCAGGCAGGACGGCACCCCCGTCGAAGGCGCCACGCTGACGCTGATCGACCAGGTCGGCAGGCAGGTGGCCCGCGCGACCGGAGGACCGGACGGCGGCTACACGATCACCGCGCCAGACAGCGGCAGCTACGTGCTGATCGTGGCGGCGAGTGGTCACCAGCCGCAGGCGTCGAGCCTCGTGGTGGGAGAAGCGGCCACCCGGCTGGACCTCACGCTGATCGGTTCCGGAGAGGTGTCGGGGATGGTGCGGGCCGCGGGCGAGGGCACCGCGCTGCCGAACGTCACCGTCACGCTGGCCGACGCGCGCGGCGAGGTGACCGGCGCGTGCGTCACCGGCAGCGACGGCGGCTACGTCTTCCACGGTGTCGGAGCGGGCCCGCACACACTCGTGGCCAGCGGGCCACGGCTGCGGCCCACCGCGGTCATGCTCACCGTTCCCGACAGCGGTGAACTCCGCCACGACATCGAACTGGAGCGCGCCGCGCAACTGAAGGGCACCGCACGCACCGACGACGGCCGAGTGGTTCCCGACGCCCGCATCACGGTGCTGGACCTCGACGGCAACGTCGCCGCCGTGGCCAGGACGGACGAGTCTGGGCGGTATCTGGTCGCTGACCTGCCCGAGGGCGACTACACCGTGGTGGCAAGCGGCTACCCGCCCGCCACCAGCAAGGTGACGGTGTCGGGCGAGCAGGAGGAGCACGACGTCCGGCTGGGCTACGAACAGACGATCGACGACCTCGCCGGAGACGGTCGCTGA
- a CDS encoding YceI family protein: MPGLSGSVRSADGFPVEHAVLTVTDQQGRQVARSEADEAGRVTTDPLPRGSYTTVVTAAGYLPVARTAQVAYDGTGSIGEVPLTEAEAGVELPPAGPWTIDPAHSSLIVTARHLGIASVRARFTDLCGRIHVARPVERSSVRAQIDAAAIDTGNKMRDDHLRSPGFLDVAAYPSIEFGSTGLTRRGSSTWLLRGELPLHGQCREVELELRYGGYGPDPWGGSRVAFHAETQLRRDDFAINYNAMVRAGVAAVGTTVRVELDIEAVQGERLPEY, encoded by the coding sequence ATGCCGGGACTGTCCGGTTCGGTCCGCTCCGCGGACGGCTTCCCGGTGGAGCACGCGGTGCTCACGGTCACCGATCAGCAAGGCAGGCAGGTCGCGCGTAGCGAAGCCGACGAGGCCGGCCGCGTCACGACCGACCCGTTGCCGAGGGGCAGCTACACCACGGTGGTGACGGCGGCGGGCTACCTGCCCGTCGCCCGCACCGCCCAGGTGGCGTACGACGGCACGGGCTCGATCGGTGAGGTGCCACTCACCGAGGCGGAGGCAGGTGTCGAGCTGCCTCCCGCAGGCCCGTGGACCATCGACCCCGCGCATTCGTCGCTAATCGTCACCGCTCGCCATCTCGGTATCGCCAGCGTCAGGGCACGTTTCACCGACCTTTGCGGGCGCATCCACGTGGCACGACCGGTGGAGCGCTCGTCGGTGCGGGCACAAATCGACGCGGCCGCGATCGACACCGGCAACAAGATGCGCGACGACCACCTTCGCTCGCCGGGCTTCCTGGATGTCGCGGCCTACCCGTCGATCGAGTTCGGCAGCACCGGGCTCACCAGGCGCGGGAGCAGTACCTGGCTGCTGCGCGGCGAGTTGCCCCTGCACGGGCAGTGCCGCGAGGTGGAACTCGAACTGCGCTACGGCGGCTACGGCCCCGACCCGTGGGGCGGTAGCCGGGTGGCCTTCCACGCCGAGACCCAGCTTCGCCGCGACGATTTCGCGATCAACTACAACGCGATGGTGCGGGCGGGTGTCGCCGCTGTCGGAACCACCGTCAGGGTTGAGCTGGACATCGAAGCCGTTCAGGGAGAGCGACTGCCGGAGTACTAG
- a CDS encoding nucleoside/nucleotide kinase family protein, whose amino-acid sequence MTTFDELLSRAQGLAEGGERAVLGIAGPPASGKTTLAWRLADALGSSAAVVGMDGFHLAQVELNRLGRADRKGAPDTFDAYGYVHLIRRLAEGKELVYAPEFRREIEEPIACAVPVPQSVRLVLTEGNYLLLDTEPWNELRSLLDEVWFLAPDEDDRVERLVTRHRKFGRSLVEAQQRARGSDQRNADLIMPSAQRAHLVVRDMELPYFAV is encoded by the coding sequence ATGACTACGTTCGACGAGCTGTTGAGCAGGGCGCAGGGCCTTGCCGAAGGTGGTGAGCGCGCGGTGCTCGGTATCGCGGGCCCACCGGCGTCGGGGAAGACGACGCTGGCGTGGCGGCTGGCGGATGCGCTTGGTTCCAGTGCTGCCGTGGTGGGGATGGACGGCTTCCACCTGGCGCAGGTGGAACTGAACCGGCTCGGCAGGGCGGACCGCAAGGGTGCGCCGGACACCTTCGACGCGTACGGGTACGTGCACCTGATCCGCAGGCTGGCCGAGGGCAAGGAGTTGGTCTACGCGCCCGAGTTCCGGCGGGAGATCGAGGAGCCGATCGCTTGCGCCGTTCCGGTTCCGCAGAGCGTGCGGTTGGTGCTGACGGAAGGCAACTACCTGCTGCTCGACACCGAACCATGGAACGAGCTGCGTTCGCTGCTCGACGAGGTGTGGTTCCTCGCTCCCGACGAGGACGACCGGGTGGAGCGGCTGGTGACCCGGCATCGCAAGTTCGGCCGCTCGCTGGTGGAGGCGCAACAGCGGGCGCGTGGCTCCGACCAGCGCAACGCCGACCTGATCATGCCGAGCGCGCAGCGTGCCCACCTCGTAGTGCGCGACATGGAGTTGCCGTACTTCGCCGTCTGA
- a CDS encoding MarR family winged helix-turn-helix transcriptional regulator, whose translation MASTEHAEPRVSEPTEAELAIADELGRQMVRFMRLSVRAKSQVAKHGPDGIERAAYAILFRLVHEGPQRTSHLAEALHSDISTISRQSSSLVQHGLVKRQADPEDGRASLLAPTEEGMRVFEENRRQRNRWLARVLSDWPEEDRIKLNVLFDRLNTGIEECDPLSADSSAYCTTKGESK comes from the coding sequence ATGGCATCCACCGAACACGCCGAGCCGCGCGTATCCGAGCCCACGGAAGCCGAACTGGCCATCGCCGACGAACTGGGCAGGCAGATGGTCCGGTTCATGCGGCTGTCGGTGCGCGCCAAGTCGCAGGTGGCCAAGCACGGACCGGACGGGATCGAGCGGGCGGCCTACGCGATCCTGTTCCGGCTCGTGCACGAGGGCCCGCAGCGCACCAGCCATCTCGCCGAGGCTCTGCATTCGGACATCTCCACCATCAGCAGGCAGAGCAGCTCGCTGGTGCAGCACGGCCTGGTGAAGCGCCAGGCCGACCCGGAGGACGGGCGCGCTTCGCTGCTTGCTCCCACCGAGGAGGGGATGCGGGTCTTCGAGGAGAACCGGCGCCAGCGCAACCGGTGGCTGGCCAGGGTGCTTTCTGACTGGCCTGAGGAGGACCGCATCAAGCTCAACGTCCTGTTCGACCGGCTCAACACCGGGATCGAGGAGTGCGACCCATTGAGTGCCGACTCGTCGGCGTACTGCACCACCAAGGGGGAAAGCAAGTGA